The proteins below are encoded in one region of Chrysemys picta bellii isolate R12L10 chromosome 4, ASM1138683v2, whole genome shotgun sequence:
- the LOC101946761 gene encoding tyrosine-protein phosphatase non-receptor type substrate 1-like isoform X1 produces MPLAVAPGLLLLLLASGARGALMVSVPTSPVRAQPGSDLLLGCHFSVGGTVDMEVLVVQWKVGSRLVAEFDTTPSYPRAGASLSLEGLRVGNASLLLPRVGGADAGLYTCIVIHSPSRESRQVELRVEAPPRVSVSGTVVRAGKHSPVTCSVSGFYPGSVNVTWLRDKQVLGGSETPPAQLGPDGLYSTTSTLQLVPSISHADAKYSCHVQHVALGEPIQEPFRLSVLSRPSLTLQTVVTPAGLGALQVQVSGYYPPNITVEWLRDRGILHSMESLPTRAPDGSFTLRSSYILDRPEPDTRVAFTCRVQHPALPTPLAQSVTWKETDVISQDRTPNKGPEPSPTRVWMWLWLAMVPLLVVVLLCIGYWSYRISMSSIRAWECWPEGSVTALLCEAEGRLRDTDSLTWRSKRQGKELGAGQPGELNTLMPKLEQHRVVTWRRDLGLGRRRLTSVVTIQTPREDDTFSCTFQGARGMKQTHITIPGVPAGGPLLDGDMAIF; encoded by the exons ATGCCCCTCGCCGTGGCGCCcggcctcctgctgctgctgctggcgagcGGGGCCC gGGGTGCCCTGATGGTCTCTGTCCCCACTTCCCCGGTGCGGGCCCAGCCGGGCTCCGACCTGCTCCTGGGCTGTCACTTCTCCGTGGGGGGCACCGTGGACATGGAGGTGCTGGTGGTGCAGTGGAAGGTGGGGAGCCGCCTGGTGGCCGAGTTCGATACCACCCCGTCgtaccccagggccggggccagcctgtccctggaggggctgcgggtcggcaacgcctccctgctcctcccgcGGGTGGGGGGCGCTGACGCCGGGCTCTACACCTGCATTGTCATCCACTCCCCGAGCCGGGAGAGTCGGCAGGTGGAGCTGCGCGTGGAAG ccccgccccgtgTCTCGGTGAGCGGCACCGTGGTGAGGGCCGGCAAGCACAGCCCGGTGACCTGCAGCGTGAGCGGCTTCTACCCCGGGAGCGTGAACGTCACGTGGCTGCGGGACAAGCAGGTCCTGGGGGGCTCCGAGACGCCTCCCGCCCAGCTGGGCCCCGACGGCCTGTACAGCACGACCAGCACCCTCCAGCTGGTGCCCAGCATCTCCCACGCCGACGCCAAGTACTCCTGCCACGTGCAGCACGTCGCCCTGGGGGAGCCGATCCAGGAGCCCTTCCGGCTGAGCGTGTTGT CCCGGCCCTCCCTGACCCTGCAGACGGTGGTGACACCGGCGGGGCTGGGCGCCCTGCAGGTCCAGGTGAGTGGCTACTACCCCCCCAACATCACGGTGGAATGGCTGCGGGACAGGGGGATCCTGCACAGCATGGAATCACTCCCCACACGGGCACCGGACGGGTCCTTCACCCTCCGCAGTAGCTACATCCTCGACCGCCCAGAGCCCGACACCCGGGTCGCCTTCACCTGCCGCGTGCAGCACCCGGCGCTGCCCACCCCGCTGGCGCAGAGCGTCACCTGGAAAG AGACAGACGTTATAAGTCAAGACAGAACCCCAAACAAAG GACCCGAACCAAGCCCAACTCGGGTCTGGATGTGGTTATGGCTGGCCATGGTGCCCCTACTGGTCGTGGTCTTGCTGTGCATCGGGTACTGGAGCTATCGCATCAGCA TGTCCTCGATCCGTGCCTGGGAGTGTTGGCCGGAGGGCAGCGTGACAGCGCTGCTCTGCGAGGCGGAGGGGAGGCTCCGCGACACAGACAGCCTGACCTGGAGGAGCAAGCgccaggggaaggagctgggggctgggcagcCCGGGGAGCTGAACACGCTGATGCCGAAGCTGGAGCAGCACCGCGTGGTGACGTGGCGGCGCGACCTCGGGCTGGGCAGGCGGCGGCTCACGTCGGTCGTCACCATCCAGACCCCGCGCGAAGACGACACTTTCAGCTGCACGTTCCAAGGCGCGAGGGGCATGAAGCAGACACACATCACAATCCCCGGCGTGCCGGCGG GTGGCCCGCTTCTGGATGGAGACATGGCCATTTTTTGA
- the LOC101946761 gene encoding uncharacterized protein LOC101946761 isoform X2 — protein sequence MDAKRLKSDLVELCRQRGLHVGRSTKEQLIAQLEERDRLDEPSPVPEGSRPVDAVWALGPDMAGRGQTAAKDIPRPCLPIPRGGVGGSPANTEGTLTPAASRGSSRRSSLSREKMRLECDREMRREELELRKQELKPEREEKEKQRQHELELARPRSSGAPAAVSEGGPKTAKSFDKCFLALRKEGEDMDTFLTAFENTCELLQVDPADRLQFLIPSLDPTAREVYSRLKGAETGDYELFKKALLREFGLTPETYRQRFRNQRKTREVTYLQLANRAQGYARKWTAGAQTMEDLLDLFVLEHVYEQCPPDLRRWLMDQKPENPQHTGQLADEFVNSRAGDNREESQRNRPATTQRESHHGTSQRGNMENAHQRGTSSVRSIQPAQGDPWDMGCYHCGQRGHIRAQCFRLRDRLSGPNPQRVDWVETQPGERQHSQGRGAGSVPPAKDGGELQDSSSGGLDAPDSGFLVYTPGPP from the exons atggatgctaaacgccttaagagcgacctggtggagctgtgcaggcagagggggctgcacgttgggaggtccaccaaagaacagctcattgcccagctggaggagagggatcgcttggatgaaccgagccctgtccctgagggaagccgcCCGGTGGATGCAGTGTGGGCCCTGgggcctgacatggctgggaggggtcagactgctgccaaggacatcccgagaccctgtctacctatacctaggggaggggttgggggaagcccagcgaataccgagggcaccctgaccccggcggccagcaggggatcgtcccggcGGAGCTCCCTGTCCCGGGAGAAGATGCGGCTGGAATGCGACAGGGAGATGAGACGGGAAGAGCTTGAGTTAaggaagcaagaactgaagccggagcgggaagagaaggagaaacaacgtcagcatgagctAGAACTGGCCAGGccgaggagcagtggggccccggctgcggtgagcgaggggggacccaagactgcaaagagctttgataagtgcttcctggccctgcgtaaggagggggaggacatggataccttcctgacggcctttgagaatacctgtgagctgctccaggttgaccctgcagacaggctccagtttctcatcccctcactggaccccacagccagggaggtgtacagccgactgaaaggggcggagacaggggactacgaactgttcaaaaaggccctgctccgcgagttCGGGCTGACCCCTGAGACGTACCGGCAAAGGTTCCGGAATCAGCgtaaaacccgtgaggtcacatacctacaactagccaaccgggcgcaggggtatgcccgcaagtggacagctggggcccaaactatggaggacctgcttgacctattcgtactggagcacgtgtatgagcagtgcccacccgacctgaggcgatggttgatggaccaaaagccagagaacccacaGCACACAGGCCAGTtggccgacgagtttgtgaacagtcgggcaggggataaccgggaggagtcccaaaggaaccgGCCcgccacaacgcagagagagagtcaccatgggacctcccagcggggaaatatggagaacgcccaccaaaggggaacatccagcgTCAGGTCCATCCAACCcgctcaaggggacccatgggacatgggctgctatcactgtggccaaaggggccacatacgggcccagtgcttcaggctcagggacagactgagtggacccaacccacagagggttgactgggtagagacccagcccggcgagaggcagcattcccagggaaggggggctggcagtgtaccacctgctaaggacgGCGGAGAGCTCCAGgacagctcctctggggggctggatgctccagactcagggtttttggtttatacg CCCGGCCCTCCCTGA